From one Leptospiraceae bacterium genomic stretch:
- a CDS encoding SpoIIE family protein phosphatase, with amino-acid sequence MKQNSKNLFHSILLGILIICFANVNSEDTESINQSLHKAQDQIINLDSETEWEYTIDEIVKENILKNNYDQLDWKKYKVPSNLQTKEVDAKKRIWIRRKIIIPESMANRQLALRLGIISDRDRTYFNNVLIGTTGCFGSPEPQSYDKIRIYEIPQSLIQIGKENTILIEVERFFPEEIGINQDKTAIGTTIKIQFDKYQEDLFKVILLAVYATVGMYFLFLFLRRRQEVDNIYFAIFVFTVVIYQFLRTQGKYELGLDFILMKKIEYTMFTCLIPLFTNFIRIFFKFRITIPILILNLISMLLVGFFLFASDLILFDKMNKSLTQPIGFIYIGFLFYYLLAARKNKDSTYILLGVVLIFISVVTDILSDRGYFQMPRTFGYCFMFFILSIAAILANKFVRLHLEVEELNTSLENKVEVRTKELNQTMEEIKKIKTQQDGDYFLTSLLLSPLTANKNNSEYVKTEFYSKQKKTFHFKNKTYEIGGDISISANIVLNDKQYTVFINGDAMGKSIQGAGGALVMGVVFNTVLSRSQIASFRNKTPEKWLKDAFLELQRIFESFDGTMFLSCVMGLIDDETGFLYHINAEHPWTVLFRDGNARFIEQRFTTRKLGIFENEKLFQVQTLSLKPGDILILGSDGRDDIQIGVEENIRIINEDETLFLDTVRKANGDLPKIVDLLHTTGELTDDCSLLRIEYQGPAVNPNKTNFTEILSRMFKTHYDIREVNFDENILLLKNIYRLSPYNEVANRQLGFFYFKKRDFQNAIKHINQYTYKKPESTEMLYLASISNKKCGNYEKAVDIGEQILLRDPKNFKNLKNLKELYRITRKLERAEELETKMKELKK; translated from the coding sequence ATGAAACAAAATAGTAAGAATTTATTTCATTCCATTCTGCTAGGCATTCTAATTATTTGCTTTGCAAATGTAAATAGTGAAGATACCGAAAGCATAAACCAGTCACTACACAAAGCACAAGACCAGATTATCAACTTAGATTCAGAAACAGAATGGGAATATACGATAGACGAGATAGTAAAAGAAAATATTCTAAAGAATAATTATGATCAATTAGATTGGAAAAAATACAAAGTGCCATCTAATCTTCAGACAAAGGAAGTCGATGCAAAAAAGCGAATTTGGATACGTAGAAAAATAATCATTCCTGAGTCAATGGCTAATAGACAATTGGCGCTTCGACTTGGAATTATTTCCGATAGAGATAGAACCTATTTCAATAATGTGCTTATTGGAACAACAGGTTGCTTTGGAAGTCCGGAACCACAGAGTTATGACAAAATTCGAATTTACGAAATTCCACAATCCCTCATTCAGATAGGAAAAGAAAACACTATTCTAATTGAAGTAGAGCGTTTCTTTCCAGAAGAGATTGGAATCAATCAGGATAAGACTGCAATTGGAACTACAATCAAAATTCAATTTGATAAATACCAAGAAGACTTGTTTAAAGTAATTCTACTCGCTGTGTATGCAACTGTCGGAATGTATTTTTTATTTCTATTTTTGCGGCGAAGGCAAGAAGTGGATAATATCTATTTTGCGATATTTGTATTCACCGTAGTAATCTATCAATTTCTCCGAACCCAGGGAAAATATGAACTAGGTCTTGACTTTATTCTGATGAAGAAGATTGAATACACTATGTTTACCTGTCTGATTCCGCTCTTTACAAACTTTATTCGAATCTTCTTCAAATTTAGAATTACGATTCCAATCTTAATTCTAAATTTAATTTCCATGCTACTTGTAGGTTTTTTTCTATTTGCCTCAGATCTAATTCTTTTTGATAAAATGAATAAAAGCCTAACTCAACCAATTGGATTTATCTACATAGGATTTCTATTCTATTATCTATTAGCTGCAAGAAAGAATAAAGACTCTACCTATATTCTTTTAGGAGTAGTTCTAATTTTCATTTCAGTCGTTACAGATATTTTAAGCGATAGAGGTTATTTTCAAATGCCGAGAACTTTTGGGTATTGCTTTATGTTTTTTATTCTAAGCATTGCGGCAATTCTTGCCAATAAATTTGTAAGACTTCACCTGGAAGTAGAAGAACTAAATACATCTCTTGAAAATAAAGTAGAAGTAAGAACTAAAGAATTAAATCAAACGATGGAAGAAATTAAAAAGATAAAGACACAACAAGATGGAGATTATTTTTTAACATCACTCTTACTCAGTCCACTGACTGCAAATAAAAATAATAGTGAATATGTAAAAACTGAATTCTATTCAAAACAAAAAAAGACTTTTCACTTTAAGAATAAAACATATGAAATTGGAGGAGACATTAGTATTTCGGCTAACATAGTATTAAACGATAAACAATACACTGTCTTCATCAATGGAGATGCAATGGGAAAATCCATACAGGGTGCAGGTGGTGCATTGGTGATGGGAGTTGTGTTTAATACTGTTTTGTCGCGATCTCAGATTGCTAGTTTTAGAAATAAGACACCGGAGAAATGGTTAAAAGATGCTTTCTTAGAATTGCAGAGAATCTTTGAATCCTTTGACGGAACTATGTTTTTATCTTGCGTGATGGGACTCATAGATGACGAGACAGGATTTTTATATCATATAAATGCAGAGCATCCCTGGACAGTTTTGTTTAGAGATGGAAATGCAAGGTTTATAGAGCAGAGGTTTACAACGCGTAAACTCGGAATTTTTGAAAATGAAAAATTATTTCAAGTGCAAACATTGAGTCTAAAGCCTGGCGATATATTGATATTAGGCTCTGATGGAAGAGATGATATTCAAATTGGAGTTGAGGAAAACATTAGAATCATTAACGAAGATGAAACTTTATTCCTGGATACTGTTCGAAAGGCAAATGGTGATTTACCCAAAATAGTAGATTTACTACACACAACGGGAGAACTAACTGATGACTGTAGCCTACTTCGAATCGAGTATCAAGGTCCTGCGGTTAATCCAAATAAGACAAACTTCACAGAAATTCTATCTAGAATGTTTAAGACTCATTATGATATAAGAGAAGTAAACTTTGACGAGAATATTCTCTTATTGAAAAACATTTATCGACTCAGTCCTTATAATGAAGTAGCCAATCGACAACTAGGTTTTTTCTATTTTAAGAAAAGAGATTTTCAAAACGCAATTAAGCATATTAATCAATACACTTACAAAAAACCTGAATCAACGGAAATGCTTTATCTCGCCAGTATTTCCAATAAAAAATGTGGTAATTATGAAAAGGCTGTAGACATTGGAGAACAAATCCTACTTCGTGACCCAAAGAACTTTAAGAATCTCAAAAATCTAAAAGAGCTTTACCGAATTACTCGCAAATTAGAAAGAGCAGAGGAGTTAGAAACCAAGATGAAGGAATTAAAAAAATGA
- a CDS encoding fused response regulator/phosphatase, producing the protein MPKNKQTILLIDDDKLIIMSLDLILKRKGYHVVQTSDPEAVLSLIEKENVDLVILDFYLSEINGIEILELIRAKEEFSNIPVFMLTSEESPDIIEACLDSGATDFIIKPIIAKVLLARIRSALSNRTNILQIELQKKEISESKEKLSLVLYHLEKDIKKARVTQTTLIPASYIESKTYKMYSYYKPMIEVGGDFFTHYERADKTDILFGDVSGHGISSAMVSCMAVLCFQTMLHDQGTVEGELRYLHNTLSSYVAGHYITGVYLRFDKNSKLLTYAYAGHHSMVLIRDNTIMELEGKGTPLVLLKDFITKEFSISIKTGDRLFLFSDGLFEFFNLENEFYGTNKFLSDVKDVMHLQGSDFLNAVSETSIRISGNIVRDDMTMLLISFQF; encoded by the coding sequence ATGCCTAAAAACAAGCAAACAATACTACTTATCGACGATGACAAATTAATTATTATGTCATTGGATTTAATTTTAAAGAGGAAAGGTTATCACGTTGTTCAGACTTCTGATCCAGAAGCTGTTCTTTCACTGATTGAGAAAGAAAATGTAGACTTAGTAATTTTAGATTTCTATCTTTCCGAGATAAATGGAATCGAAATTTTAGAATTGATTCGAGCAAAAGAAGAATTTTCCAATATTCCAGTCTTCATGCTCACATCAGAAGAAAGTCCCGATATTATTGAAGCTTGTTTAGATTCAGGAGCAACGGATTTTATTATTAAACCAATTATTGCTAAAGTGTTGCTCGCTCGTATTCGCTCTGCACTTTCAAATCGAACTAATATTCTTCAAATCGAATTACAAAAAAAAGAAATATCTGAGTCAAAGGAAAAGCTTTCTTTAGTGTTGTATCATCTGGAAAAAGACATTAAAAAAGCGAGAGTAACGCAAACTACTCTTATCCCCGCAAGTTATATTGAATCGAAAACATATAAAATGTATTCCTATTATAAACCTATGATCGAAGTGGGAGGAGATTTTTTTACTCATTATGAGAGAGCGGATAAGACTGATATACTTTTTGGAGATGTATCAGGTCATGGAATTTCTTCCGCCATGGTATCCTGTATGGCAGTTCTTTGTTTTCAAACTATGCTGCATGATCAAGGCACAGTAGAAGGGGAATTACGTTATTTACATAATACATTATCTAGTTATGTGGCAGGGCATTATATTACCGGTGTTTACTTACGATTTGACAAAAATAGTAAACTTCTTACCTATGCATATGCAGGGCATCATAGTATGGTTTTAATTCGAGATAATACTATTATGGAGCTTGAAGGCAAAGGAACTCCACTTGTTTTATTGAAAGATTTTATAACTAAGGAATTTTCCATTTCTATCAAAACAGGAGACAGATTATTTCTTTTTTCAGATGGGCTCTTTGAATTCTTTAATTTAGAAAATGAATTCTATGGAACTAATAAATTTCTTTCAGACGTAAAAGATGTAATGCATTTACAGGGAAGCGATTTTCTGAATGCAGTCTCTGAAACTTCGATTCGTATCTCTGGAAATATAGTAAGAGATGATATGACTATGCTTTTAATCAGCTTTCAATTCTAA